CCATCCACCTGGCAGGGACCCTTGTTCTGCAGAACTGCGAGGTTCTTTCGAGCCTCGTCCTGAATCAACTGACCTGCAAGGGGTCGCCTTTTGTCTACGGGAGTTCGACCTGTCCATTGGATCTGAGGGCGGCCACCTCATCTGTTGGATGCCCTGAACTCGGCATGATCAGCGCCGGTGTGGCACGGCTGGCGCAGTACTACCAGCTGCCCTGCTTTGTCGCCGGTGGGTAGGGAGATACCAAAATCACCGACTACCAGGCTGGGCATGAGAAGACGATAACCGGTCTGTTACCGGCGTTGGCAGGGGCCAACGTGATCTACGGGCTGGGCATGCTGGAAATGGGAATCACCTTCGACTTGGCCCAACTGGTCTTGGACAACGAGGTGGCCGGGATGATCCTCCACGCGGTGGGCGGGATACAGGTCAATGACGAGACTCTCTCCCTGGATACCATCGAGGAGGTGGGCATATTCAGCGATTACCTTTCCCACGAGACCACCTACAACCATATGCGGTCCCAATCCCAGGCCCGCTTGATCGACCGGAGGATGCGTTCCGACTGGGAAGCCGCGGGTACGGACATCTATCAGAAGGCCCTCCAACAGGCCAGGCATGTCCTTGAAACACACGAGGTACCCGAGCTCCCCGATGATGTGCGATCCACCATTCGATCGATCATCGAGGAAGCGGAGAAGGAGAGGGGTGTATACAAGGCGAAAAATACCCAGGAATAGATCGATCGTGGAGGAGGGAAGTAAAGAGACCTTGCTCCGGAGCCGGAGGCCGGGCATCCCTCCTCACGGGCTCGGTATCCGCTCTGTCCGGTGTCCTCAATTCACGGGCTAGAAGTCCTTTTCCATCAAGACCAGACGGGCATAGTTGTCTCTCTCTCGGGCGATTTGGTATATCCGGTTGGCGACGATCACGTCTTCCAGGGCGAGTCCGATGTTGATGGCGAGGATCCTCTCTTCAGGGTTTTCCCTGCCCGGTTTCTGGTGTGACGCGATTTGACCCAACTCGGCATAGAGCTCTGGCAGGCCGTCCGGGAAAGCCCCCTGGGCGTGGAAATGTTCTGTCTGTTCCCAGTCGTCGGTGATGAACTTATCGGCCTTCAAGATCGCTTCCCCGTACCAGGCACGGCTCGCTTCCAGCCCGAAGCCCAGGCAGCCCTTGCCGAACCACTCTTCTCTGACAAGAGGCCTCTCCAGTCTCTGGGTGGCGGTGAGGAGAACGTCCGTGTCCCTTGCCACGCTCTCCACGTCGTCGCCTATGGAGATTTCCACATCGGTTCTCCGGGAGAGTTCGTCTCTGTATTTTTCTGCTGCCTTTCGGTTGATGTCGAAGACCTTCACTTTTCTTATACCCGGCAAGACCTGCTTGAGTGCCAGTAGATTATACCGTCCCTGGACCCCGGCACCGATGATGCCTGCGATGCTCGAGTCTCTTCGAGCACAGTACTTGGCGGTCACCGCCGTCACCGCGGCGGTCCTCATGGCCGTTATCCAGCGGCAATCCATAACGCATACCGGCAACCCCGTATCCATGTCGTTGAGTACCATGAGGCCCAGGATCTGGGGAAGCCCGAGTTCCCTGTTGCCAGGGTAGCCGCTGACCCATTTCATCCCCCCGATGTTCAGGCCCCTGTAGTAGGCCGGCATGGCGTGAATGAACGAGTTTGCCTTGGAATGGATCCCCGGTTTTGGAGGGTTCTCCACTCTGCCGAGTCCGTGTTCTCTCAGGCCTTGTTCCACTAGATCGATGATCTCTCCCAGACCCAGATTGAGCCCCATGACGTCTTCTTGGGAAAGGTACATGAATTCGATACGCTTCATCGGAATACCTCTCTTCCCTGAATCACACTCTCCCGAGGCTTGAATGGTCTATGTCTGAGACCTCAGTTGCTGCCGGTCTCCAGGTAGGCATTCAACTCCTCTATGGTCATGCCGGAGATACCTAAAGCCTCCATGGTACGTTTTGCTCCGGTCCAGTAATCCCTCTTGTGAAGTTTTGAAATCAAGAGGATGAGAGCATCGATGGTGGGCGTGGCCACCCCTATCATACGGCCCAGGCTGGACCACGTGACCAGGCCGTAAGAAACCTCTTCTGTATAGTATCGATGCATGACGCTGTCGGGCCCCTTGGGAGGAAAGTCGCCGCAAAAGGCCGGACTCGTACGGTAGGCTTGGTAGAGAGACGCCTTGGTAATGCTGTAACCCGTGAGGTACAGGCGATCCAAAGTGGATATCTCCGGGTAGCCGAGCCTTCTGCACAGGGCGAGTCTCTCCTCATCAACGGCCTCGATGACGTTGACCACATGGGGTGTAATTCCCTCCGCGTAGAGATAGAATTCACCCCCTGAGTATTCGACCCTTCCCGCGTTGAGCAGAGACGGCACCGGGTGGGTGACGGGGTTTCCGTTGTTCAAGGCCACCTCGAGGATGTTCTTCTGGGGTTCGGCTACGGGATAGAGAGACCTGAATTTCTCAA
This DNA window, taken from Deltaproteobacteria bacterium, encodes the following:
- a CDS encoding trimethylamine methyltransferase family protein, which encodes MTDYQAGHEKTITGLLPALAGANVIYGLGMLEMGITFDLAQLVLDNEVAGMILHAVGGIQVNDETLSLDTIEEVGIFSDYLSHETTYNHMRSQSQARLIDRRMRSDWEAAGTDIYQKALQQARHVLETHEVPELPDDVRSTIRSIIEEAEKERGVYKAKNTQE
- a CDS encoding ornithine cyclodeaminase family protein codes for the protein MKRIEFMYLSQEDVMGLNLGLGEIIDLVEQGLREHGLGRVENPPKPGIHSKANSFIHAMPAYYRGLNIGGMKWVSGYPGNRELGLPQILGLMVLNDMDTGLPVCVMDCRWITAMRTAAVTAVTAKYCARRDSSIAGIIGAGVQGRYNLLALKQVLPGIRKVKVFDINRKAAEKYRDELSRRTDVEISIGDDVESVARDTDVLLTATQRLERPLVREEWFGKGCLGFGLEASRAWYGEAILKADKFITDDWEQTEHFHAQGAFPDGLPELYAELGQIASHQKPGRENPEERILAINIGLALEDVIVANRIYQIARERDNYARLVLMEKDF
- a CDS encoding NAD/NADP octopine/nopaline dehydrogenase family protein translates to MRIAILGAGNGGKAAAADLTLAGHTVSLFEFPRFDENLRDIRDTGGLALVGAGRQGFAKLDRVTTSIEEALEGAEMILPVLTAFGHGEAARACAPHLVDGQTVVLTPGSSLGSLHFYRILEKEGVKADVGIGEVHTLPYAARRADGEIRILLGVKKLWLAAFPARNTPDVLEKFRSLYPVAEPQKNILEVALNNGNPVTHPVPSLLNAGRVEYSGGEFYLYAEGITPHVVNVIEAVDEERLALCRRLGYPEISTLDRLYLTGYSITKASLYQAYRTSPAFCGDFPPKGPDSVMHRYYTEEVSYGLVTWSSLGRMIGVATPTIDALILLISKLHKRDYWTGAKRTMEALGISGMTIEELNAYLETGSN